The Methylorubrum populi genome contains a region encoding:
- a CDS encoding type II toxin-antitoxin system HicA family toxin, with protein MKVSGKHRATLEAIFADPVRSGIAWTDIERLLRACGAEIEEGRGSRVRVALNGVRAVFHRPHPQKETDKGAVKSVRRFLTEAGFRR; from the coding sequence ATGAAGGTGAGCGGGAAGCACCGGGCGACGCTCGAAGCGATTTTCGCCGATCCCGTCCGTTCCGGCATCGCCTGGACCGACATCGAACGCCTGTTGAGGGCCTGCGGTGCGGAGATCGAAGAAGGACGAGGCTCTCGCGTCCGGGTCGCCCTCAACGGCGTGCGTGCGGTCTTCCACCGACCGCACCCGCAGAAGGAGACCGACAAGGGTGCGGTGAAATCCGTCAGGCGCTTCCTCACCGAAGCGGGATTCAGACGATGA
- a CDS encoding type II toxin-antitoxin system HicB family antitoxin codes for MTVMHHKGYEAFVEYDEEAELFHGEVLNLRDVITFQGRSVDELKQALADSIEDYLAFCAQRGEEPEKPFSGQFVVRVDPGLHRAVASAARRAGLSLNKWVARTLEQASI; via the coding sequence ATGACCGTCATGCACCACAAGGGCTACGAGGCTTTTGTCGAATACGACGAAGAGGCCGAACTCTTTCACGGCGAGGTGCTCAACCTTCGCGACGTGATCACGTTCCAGGGCCGTTCGGTCGACGAGTTGAAGCAGGCGCTGGCCGACAGCATCGAGGACTATCTGGCCTTCTGCGCCCAGCGCGGCGAAGAGCCGGAAAAGCCGTTCTCCGGACAGTTCGTGGTCCGGGTCGATCCCGGACTGCACCGCGCCGTGGCCTCCGCCGCCCGCCGCGCCGGGCTCAGCCTCAACAAGTGGGTCGCCCGGACGCTCGAGCAGGCGTCGATCTGA